The DNA region AGCAATCCAAAGAATCGGATCGCTGCAAAACGAACTTCAGTTACAGTCCACTAGTAACGACTGGTTGGTTGCTGGCTAACCTGATCATGGAAATATCCCGTTTATCGCTGACTGAAAGATGTTGCCTTTCACTAGTCACTAGTCACTAGTCACTAGTCACCAACTTGAACCCCCACCGCCGCCGCCGAACCCTCCGCCCCCGCCAAAGCCGCCGAAGCCGCCACCGCCGCCGAAGCCGCCGCCGAAACCCCCGCCGCTCCCCCAGCGGCCGCGGCCGGTGGGCAGAAAGATCGGCACCGGCAGGAAAGTCCGGCCTCTGCGTCCGCCGCGGCCGCCGCGGCCGCCTCTGGCCATGCGGCTGATCAGCATGATCAGCACCAGCATGAAGATGATCTGGCCCATGGGAAACGGCTCGTCCCGCGGCGCGCGCCTGGCGACGACGGCGGAAGACGCGAGCGCCGTGTCCACCGTAAACCCGAACTCGGCGGCGAAGCGCTCGGCCACGGCGAACGTGACCAGCTCGATGCCGCCGCCGTAATCCCTCGCGGCGAAGAGCGGCGTCGCACTCCGGCAGATCTCACCGGCCGTCGCATCGGTGATGAAACCCTCCGCGCCGGTGCCGGTCTCGATCCGGCACCGGCCGCGTCCGTCGGCGCTCGCCTCCTTCGGCACGATGAGGATCACGACTCCCGCGTTCCGCGTCGGATCACCCGGGTCGCCGATCCTGCCCACGCGCCACTCGCGACCGATCCGCAGCGCGATCTCGGTGACGTCGCGGTCGCCGATGTTCGGCAGCGTGACCACCGCGATCTCTCCGCGCGATTTGGTCCGCACGTCTTCCGCGATCCGCGCGATTCTCTGCTCCTGCGGCGCGGGAATGACGTTGGCGAAATCGTTGACGAGCCCCGTCGGCGCCGGGATCTGAACGGCTTGGAGCAGGGCGAAGGCGAAGGAGAGCAGAAGCAAAGGGAGCTGTTGGCTGTTGGCTGTTGGCTATTGGGTGCTGGTCATGCGGAAGTTAGGCAAATGCATGGGCAAGGAAGAACAGCTTTCGTGCGTGAGCGTATCGCCGGGCGCCACGCGGCTCCGAACTGCGCGACAGGCGGAATCCAGGCCGTGAGCGCTGAGCGATCAGCAATCAGCCGTCAGCAACTGCGATTGGGACGTGCAAGGGATTCTGCCGGCGAACGCAACGGTACGTCCAAATGTCAGTTGCCTGAAAGCTCATTGCTAACAGCTCAGAGCTAACGGCCTGGATTCCGGTTGCCCTCACTCGGACTCTCAATCACGATGCCCACTTGCCCGGCGCGGGGCTCTCCCCAACGTTTACCCGGGTGAAGACACGACTCGAACTTTCCCTGACGCTGGGTGCCGCTTTTCTCCTCGCCGCCTGCAGCCGCCCTCCCGAGCCGCCGCGCAATAGCGCCGTCGCGCCGAGCATCGTCTCACGCGACGACACGCTCCGGATGCTCGCGGATCGCAGCCGGATCGAGGGCGATTCGGCGGCGCCGCTGTGGGTCATCGACATCAGCGATTTCCA from Gemmatimonadaceae bacterium includes:
- a CDS encoding TPM domain-containing protein — encoded protein: MLLLSFAFALLQAVQIPAPTGLVNDFANVIPAPQEQRIARIAEDVRTKSRGEIAVVTLPNIGDRDVTEIALRIGREWRVGRIGDPGDPTRNAGVVILIVPKEASADGRGRCRIETGTGAEGFITDATAGEICRSATPLFAARDYGGGIELVTFAVAERFAAEFGFTVDTALASSAVVARRAPRDEPFPMGQIIFMLVLIMLISRMARGGRGGRGGRRGRTFLPVPIFLPTGRGRWGSGGGFGGGFGGGGGFGGFGGGGGFGGGGGGSSW